In the genome of Xenopus laevis strain J_2021 chromosome 1S, Xenopus_laevis_v10.1, whole genome shotgun sequence, one region contains:
- the cxcl13.S gene encoding C-X-C motif chemokine 13 yields the protein MSMKHIAGLSVIVLLAILHCVAGLSLEPRLPGGRCKCFKQTYQFIKPNKLTRVEFFPPGRSCPQLECLVTLKNGDIVCVNPKAGWLQRLIAYLKEKNGGKRGVSVANSTSI from the exons ATGAGCATGAAACATATTGCTGGGCTGTCTGTCATTGTCTTGCTGGCAATACTACATTGTGTTGCAG GTTTAAGTCTGGAACCCAGATTACCAGGTGGAAGATGCAAATGTTTCAAACAGACATATCAGTTCATAAAACCCAACAAGCTGACACGGGTTGAATTTTTCCCTCCAGGACGCAGTTGTCCCCAATTGGAATGTTT AGTAACCCTGAAGAATGGTGATATTGTGTGTGTCAATCCGAAAGCTGGATGGCTGCAACGCCTCATTGCCTATTTAAAAGA GAAAAATGGAGGAAAAAGAGGTGTGTCAGTGGCAAATAGTACATCAATATGA